A region from the Acyrthosiphon pisum isolate AL4f chromosome A1, pea_aphid_22Mar2018_4r6ur, whole genome shotgun sequence genome encodes:
- the LOC100159750 gene encoding uncharacterized protein LOC100159750 isoform X2, with amino-acid sequence MFKHIIVLVLCFMAYFVGNLDATIDENIAEFNKLAYCYKQMFEEGLIKDKTGRIVIFEDILINLYGTCRVKFEYENQKPVIQSSENNETFKLRSMYNDFKMVFIDEFVQIPDQEFLQKVETKIADYKKNGHNENDLMVPFVNHYNANSNQEIYTSVSAYCLDYMTKLRLTLYFTR; translated from the exons atgttcaaacatattattgtgttagttttatgttttatggCTTATTTTGTTGGAAATTTAGATGCAACAATAGATGAAAATATAGCTG aattcaaTAAATTAGCCTACTGCTATA AGCAAATGTTTGAAGAAGGacttataaaagataaaaccG GGCGTATAGTTATCTTTGAAGACATATTAATCAATTTGT atGGTACTTGCCGAGTCAAATTCGAATATGAAAACCAAAAACCTGTAATACAATCATCCGAAA atAATGAAACGTTTAAATTGAGAAGTATGTACAATGATTTCAAAATGGTATTCA tagaTGAATTCGTTCAGATTCCGGACCAAGAGTTCTTACAAAAAGTGGAAACAAAGA ttgcagattacaaaaaaaatggacaTAATGAAAATG ATCTAATGGTGCCGTTTGTTAATCATTATAATGCTAACAGTAATCAag aaatcTATACTTCAGTGTCAGCATATTGTCTTGATTACATGACCAAATTAag ACTTACACTATATTTTACGcgctga
- the LOC100159750 gene encoding uncharacterized protein LOC100159750 precursor yields the protein MFKHIIVLVLCFMAYFVGNLDATIDENIAEFNKLAYCYKQMFEEGLIKDKTGRIVIFEDILINLYGTCRVKFEYENQKPVIQSSENNETFKLRSMYNDFKMVFIDEFVQIPDQEFLQKVETKIADYKKNGHNENDLMVPFVNHYNANSNQEIYTSVSAYCLDYMTKLSNTNN from the exons atgttcaaacatattattgtgttagttttatgttttatggCTTATTTTGTTGGAAATTTAGATGCAACAATAGATGAAAATATAGCTG aattcaaTAAATTAGCCTACTGCTATA AGCAAATGTTTGAAGAAGGacttataaaagataaaaccG GGCGTATAGTTATCTTTGAAGACATATTAATCAATTTGT atGGTACTTGCCGAGTCAAATTCGAATATGAAAACCAAAAACCTGTAATACAATCATCCGAAA atAATGAAACGTTTAAATTGAGAAGTATGTACAATGATTTCAAAATGGTATTCA tagaTGAATTCGTTCAGATTCCGGACCAAGAGTTCTTACAAAAAGTGGAAACAAAGA ttgcagattacaaaaaaaatggacaTAATGAAAATG ATCTAATGGTGCCGTTTGTTAATCATTATAATGCTAACAGTAATCAag aaatcTATACTTCAGTGTCAGCATATTGTCTTGATTACATGACCAAATTAag taatacaaataattga
- the LOC100159750 gene encoding uncharacterized protein LOC100159750 isoform X3, with amino-acid sequence MFKHIIVLVLCFMAYFVGNLDATIDENIAEFNKLAYCYKQMFEEGLIKDKTGRIVIFEDILINLYGTCRVKFEYENQKPVIQSSENNETFKLRIDEFVQIPDQEFLQKVETKIADYKKNGHNENDLMVPFVNHYNANSNQEIYTSVSAYCLDYMTKLSHLRYTYSITF; translated from the exons atgttcaaacatattattgtgttagttttatgttttatggCTTATTTTGTTGGAAATTTAGATGCAACAATAGATGAAAATATAGCTG aattcaaTAAATTAGCCTACTGCTATA AGCAAATGTTTGAAGAAGGacttataaaagataaaaccG GGCGTATAGTTATCTTTGAAGACATATTAATCAATTTGT atGGTACTTGCCGAGTCAAATTCGAATATGAAAACCAAAAACCTGTAATACAATCATCCGAAA atAATGAAACGTTTAAATTGAGAA tagaTGAATTCGTTCAGATTCCGGACCAAGAGTTCTTACAAAAAGTGGAAACAAAGA ttgcagattacaaaaaaaatggacaTAATGAAAATG ATCTAATGGTGCCGTTTGTTAATCATTATAATGCTAACAGTAATCAag aaatcTATACTTCAGTGTCAGCATATTGTCTTGATTACATGACCAAATTAag tcacttgcgtTACACGTATAgtataacattttga
- the LOC100159750 gene encoding uncharacterized protein LOC100159750 isoform X1 has protein sequence MFKHIIVLVLCFMAYFVGNLDATIDENIAEFNKLAYCYKQMFEEGLIKDKTGRIVIFEDILINLYGTCRVKFEYENQKPVIQSSENNETFKLRSMYNDFKMVFIDEFVQIPDQEFLQKVETKIADYKKNGHNENDLMVPFVNHYNANSNQEIYTSVSAYCLDYMTKLSHLRYTYSITF, from the exons atgttcaaacatattattgtgttagttttatgttttatggCTTATTTTGTTGGAAATTTAGATGCAACAATAGATGAAAATATAGCTG aattcaaTAAATTAGCCTACTGCTATA AGCAAATGTTTGAAGAAGGacttataaaagataaaaccG GGCGTATAGTTATCTTTGAAGACATATTAATCAATTTGT atGGTACTTGCCGAGTCAAATTCGAATATGAAAACCAAAAACCTGTAATACAATCATCCGAAA atAATGAAACGTTTAAATTGAGAAGTATGTACAATGATTTCAAAATGGTATTCA tagaTGAATTCGTTCAGATTCCGGACCAAGAGTTCTTACAAAAAGTGGAAACAAAGA ttgcagattacaaaaaaaatggacaTAATGAAAATG ATCTAATGGTGCCGTTTGTTAATCATTATAATGCTAACAGTAATCAag aaatcTATACTTCAGTGTCAGCATATTGTCTTGATTACATGACCAAATTAag tcacttgcgtTACACGTATAgtataacattttga